ATACTTGGAAGTTGGAATTCTAAGTGGAAAGAAGATTGGAAAGATAAGTAGAATTTGAGATGCAGCTTTTAATCTAATATGATGTACTCTCAAGGCAAGTCCCACTTTTATCTCTATCCAGTTAGATCAGTGCTTGTGCTGAATGAAAGAATTAGCTTCTGACTCTGTTAGTTACCAGCTAGAACCTTAAACAAAATTTGACGTCATGACACAGAAAAGTATTTAGGGTCAGAACTTACAATAAAAGGTGGAGGGTAGAGAAGGGAACATTCATCTGGAACTTTCTATATGCTTTTATATGTTCTCCTATATATGATAGtagtgggccaggcactgttaaAGTAAAACTTCATGTCTTAGTCATAATAGGCAGCTCCAAACAATGgtcttcgtttttgtttttggcatggAAAAATACATAGACATACAAATGTTCacttaagacaaaaattagctcgtATATTTGAGTACATTGGAGGAAGACAGATAAAGAATTTAAGTCCAATTAAGAGAATCCTTGTATCTTCTATACATTTCTGTCTACACATTTCTAATTGTAAGGCAACTCTCTTGGCTGTTGTGTTGGTAGTAGCAATTATGTCCATCCCCATGGTCATCCAATCCCTGATGGAATTTTCGTGGTGAAATTGGATTGGTAGAATCAGCTCTTTGGATATTATTTCCAGCAGTATTTCTAGTTCTTCCATACCAGAAGTAAATGTTAATTAATTATGAGTAAGAGCTGTCTGAGAAGGTGGTGGCATAGTCTCGGAAGTAGCGGTCTCAGATGGTGGCATAGTCTCGGAAGTAGCGGTCTCAGATGGTGGCATAGTAGTCTTGGGAGTAGTGGTCTCAGATGGTGGCACAGTAGTCTCAGGAGTATTGGTCTCAGGTGTCATGGTTTCTCCAAATTTAGTTGTGTCAAATGTTATCAGATCATTCAACATAGATACTGGGGAACCAGTAAAAGAGTCCACATCACTATAATCAAATGTTATATCCTCTAGGTGAATCATAGGAAATGCTGGTCGTCGAGTATATTCATGTGATATTATTATAGAAATGCAGCATGATAGCTTGTTCCTACAAAGAAGTATGTACCTTTCAGTATCTAAACATCGTCTTCTGCAATGTCCTATATTATTCTTCCAACATTTTTGGGGTTCAAAGATACCTgtagagaataaaatataggTCAAGTTTTTAACTCTGGCATCAACAtaacttttcattcattcaaaaatttacACTGACTGACATCTAGACTAATATGATGTCAAGTACAAAAAGCCATTGAAAGAGACAAACAGGAGAACAAAAAGTGTATATTAAAACTGTGCTATGTGCCATCAAAGAAGTTgtatggagaaaaggagaaatgtagaaaaagagagggacggagagagagagagcatactGAGACTGATACGAAACCtagaaagaaaggatgaaaatgaaaagcccaggaccagatggattcacagctgaattctaccagatatacaaagaagagctggtatcattcctactgaaactattcaccCAAAATTGAGAAGGCAGGACTCCActttaacttattctatgaggccagcatcatcctgagaccaaaacctagcagagacacaagaaaaacaaaatttcaggccagtatccttgatgaacatcagtgcaaaaatcctgaacaaaatagtagcaaactgaatccagcagcacatcaaaaagcttatccactacgatCAAGTAGCCTTTATCcttggaatgcaaggttggtttgacatatgcaaatcaataaatgtgattgctTATGGATAGCATTTAAAGTACAGAAATTGGTAAACCATGGTGGGTTGgaataatatgagaaaaaaagaggactAGAATTAAATTCTAGTGAGTTTCAATATTAAGAGATAAGAGATCAGATAAGAGGAAACGACTTAAAAGGACCAATAAGATAAGTCAGATCAAAACGGGAGAATAAGACTCTAGAGTCTTAAAGCAGACCCCCAGCAGAGCAGAGCTCCAGCAAAGATTTGAATATAATAGTTTAGTTGAGAGACAAttcctccttaaaaaaaatcagtggagaAATGTAGAAATCAGGAGAGCAAGAAATCCAAGAAAAGGTGAGTTATAACCTGTTATTATCATGAGATCATCTATCAACTGCTGGCCAGCAGGATGGCTGTGTTCTGTTTGCTCAGAGGACAATCCCACAGGGAAGCCCAGCAGCCAGGCTACAAATAAGCCTCAGACTCATGGATGAGCCTGGGGGGCATGTTACTTTCCGTTATGTGAAATagacacaaaaagataaataccacatgttttcattcataagcaggagctaaaaaagttgagttCATAGAAGTAGACTGTAGAATAATGattactggaggctgggaagggaaaggaggatagagagaggttggttaacagaTAGAAAATTACACCTAGATAGGAGGAAAAAGTTCCAGCATCctatagcaggggtccccaacccctgggcagCCAAtgggtactggtccatggcctgttaggaaccaggctgcacagcaaaaGGTGAACAGCAGGTGTACAAGCatcaccacctgagctccacctcttgtcagatcagccaaggcattagagtctcataggagcatgaagcctattgtgaactgtgcatgtgagggatctaggatgTGGGTCCGTtgtgagactctaatgcctgatgacctgaggtggaagagtttcatcctgaaaccatccccaccaccaccttCACCTCGTCGAAAAAACTgtattccacaaaactggtccctggtgccaaaaggggtccactgttctatagcactgtagggtgacaGTAGTTAACAatcatttactgtatattttcaaatagctagaagagacgATTCTGAATGTTCCcaatataaaaaaatgacaaatgtttgaggtgacagatatgctaattaccctgatttgatcattacacattgtatacatgtatcaaaatatcactctgcatcttctaaatatgaataattattaCACATCaactaaaagtagaagaaaaaatggcatttagtttttattaaaaaaaaaaaaacaaaaaacttaaaaaaatgtttaattgggcATCAGGTCCTGAAGGTGCAGTGTTACAGAAAAACCTTGAAGAATGAAAGGGTGCACAGTTACAGTAAAAACTTTGAAGAACTAACatccatttatgttttcttcccaTAATAGCCTTGAACTGCAAATAAGGGAattaccacaggaaaaaaaaatattaccaaGCCTCAAAGTTATTCTACATGAGGCTCAAAGGACCTGGACTATTTATCCAGCTTCCCCCGTAGTTGACAGATGATCCAGAGACAGCTGATAATTTTCTGGCATTTCTGGATTGCCCTGTACAGGGGTATTTCACAAGCAGTTGTTGAAAGACTGGAGATACTGACAGTTGCAAGTCGGGCTGAtatgcatgaaaacagaaaatgcataAAAGGTTATGGGGAAAGTTGTATCAGATGTGACTACATTAAGCAGGAGAGGAGACTGTTTCTTAAAGGACAGAGTGGTCATTTTGTAGTCAAATACTGctgagaggttaaaaaaaagatgaaggcaGGAAAATGTCCATGCTTTTAGTAGTATGAAGGTAACTTCATACTGAGGAGAGCAGCTTCCGAGTGgtatgaaaaaagaaaccaaattgcAGTTGGTCAAAATGTGAATGAGAGAGGAGTGAATGCAGGACCTGTAGATGAAACTCTTAAGAAGTTTAGCtccaaagaaaagcagagaaataaataacTTGTTAGAGAGCAATGTAAGGTTAAGGGAAAGCTTTCAGGTTTGTTTTGAAGAACGAGAAATACCAAATGGTGCTTGCAAgcaatgagaaaagaaacaagcagtctgggcgcagtggctcacacatgtaatcccagcactttgggagatcgaggcgggcagatcacctgagttcaggagttcgagaccagcctggccatggtgaaaccctgtctctactaaaaaatacaaaaattagctgggcaaggtggcgagcacctgtagtcccagctactcaggatgctgaggcaggagaatcacttgaacccgagaggcaaaggttgcagtaagccaagatcgtgccactgcattccagcctgggcaacaagagcaagactccatctcaaaaaaaaaaaaagcagaaaaggagagATTAATATAGAATAGGGTGATGAGATGACAGAAGGGCACAGTCACAAATTCACACAGAGCAGACTGATCTTTAGATGGAGAAGACACGTTTCTCCATTTATGGCAAAGGGGACAGAGGAAATGAGTGAAAACTTCCTATttgaattgtttaaataaatggGGCATGGGATAAGCTGAGGGGGAGAGCCATGTagaggagaggagcaggaaaataaaagacaaataaaggTCAGGACAAAATAGTTGTCtaaaaaagagggaagatggctgggtgtggtggcacaaacctgtaatcccagcactttgggaagctgaggcgggtggatcacaaggtcaggagatcgagaccatcctggccaacctggtgaaaacctgtctctactaaaaatacaaaaattagctggatgtggtggcacatgcctgtgatcccagctcctcgggaggctgaggcaggagaatcacttgaaccagggagttggcggttgcaatgagccgagattgggccactgcagtccagcctggtgacagaggaagactctgtctcaaaaaaaaaaaaaaaaaaaaaagaaaaagaaaaaagaaagaaggtttaTTTACAAGAGAAATGCAGTAGGATTTCCAAGCAGTGTGACTACTCATTTGAGGGGTGAGGATATAAATCTAAAGGGAAACTAGTGTGCTGTATTGTATGTTCATTTATCAAGCAGTAAACGGCATGATCATCTTTCTCAAGACAATTGCCCAAGGAGTACCTAGATAAGtgtattctaggcagaggaagcAGCTAGAGATAAGGCTCTATGGAGGAGGAAGCCTGGTATATGTGCAGAAGAGCAAGTAATTTTCTACACAACCTCATTTGAACTGAAtgtgataatatatataaaacatatatagatgtatgtatgtatgtatatattaggcTCACAAtaatttggtttatattttatcCTCTGGGAAATGTTGGCTCTAGTCCAACTTCACCAATTATTTATTCTACCTTCACTCTTCTAGAGTCATTTATTCTATCTTTGTTATTTTACTGGCTCGATTTTACTTTGTACTTCGTGGAATTTTCTATAAGTTTCAAGTCTAGACCTTCCACTTCTTTTGTGCAAGACAGACTCTAACCTTGCTTCTTCGTTCCTCACATCTACAAAgatttataccttaatttttttcctccagcaTTATCCATACTTGAAATATGTCATCTTGGCTCTCTTCTTCTCCTTTGTCTTTGAATTGCCTTGTTCTGTgaattattcttcaaaattgtTTCTCACTTACATTTCTTTCTACTGTTTTTAAATTATCCCCTCCATTCTTAAATTAGGCTATAGTCACACAGTCATCAAAGTTTTGGGCCCTTGAGGTACATCTGTGaactaaacagacaaaaatcacatggagCTGACTTTCTagcagagggagacagaaaataaaaagtaaatgcacTCCCTGCTAGACTGTATGGTTtacagacttaaatctaagacctgaaactatggaaCTACCTgaagaaaacattagggaaacacttcaggacgttggtcttggcaaagatttcttgggtaagacctcaaaagcacgggcaaccaaagcaaaaataggcaattaggattacatcaaactaaaaagcttgtgcacaacaaaggaaataatcaacaaagtgaagatgtagcccacagagtaggagaaaatatttgcaagctatccaTCTGACGAGGAATTACCAACCAAAAGTATAttaatataaggagctcaaaaaactccattgcaaacaaaaacaaataatctgattttaaaacaggcaaaagatttgaatagacatttctcaacagaagacatacaaacagccaacaggtatacataaaaatatggtaaaaaCATGGTAAggatggtaatttttaaatgtatattttaccttaataaaaaagtacattattttgtagatgaaaagGTGACAAATGGTTTGCAGAAAGAAGGTAGAATAGATTTAAGGGTAATAGAATATTCATAAACAGGAGTTGCACAAGCCTGTGTAACAAGGTGATGATTAAACAGCTTGAAGGAGGTAAAGGAATTAGTCACACCAGTATCTGAGGCAAGtacattctaggcagaggaaacaaaCGAAGCTCTATGGGTTGAGTAAGTCTGATATGTTTGGGGAAGAGCACTGGGGCCTGTGTGGCTGTAGTGGAGTGAACAAGGACTGTAATAGTAGGAGATGAGGTGAGAGAGGTCATAAGGGCCAGATCCTGCAGGGCCAGGTGAGCCACTGTATGGACTCTTGTTACCGCTCTGAGTATAGAGGGGGCCCTAGCAGAGTTTTGAGCAAAAGTACGTGATCTGACTTCCAGTGTAAGCGGATCATGCACTATGTGTCTTCACAAGATGGTAGAAGGGAAGAGCAGAAGGACAGATATCATGAGGAAGCTATGGCAATAacacaggtgagagatgatggtgactAGAATCAGAGTGGTAGCAATGGAGGTGACAAGAATAATTGCATTCTGGATATAATTTGCAGGCAGATGTAATAGACTTCCTGATAGATATGAGTGTCATAGgatatagaaaaatcaaagataattCCAAGAATTTGGTTTTAGCAGTAGAATGATGGCAATTGggaaaaattcataatttttttttctagagtgacaacagtcatttttttcaaagaacttcagTCTGGAACTATTATGTTGTTAGGACATGTGATCTTCATCACCAGTATCTCAAAAtcctaaaattagaaatatgacTAGCAATTGTATGTTTCTAAGTAGGGGAGCCATCTAGCCAAAACATTATCCCATGTGTGGAGTTCTTTCTAAAACATACCAGATATATAATCAGCTAGCATCAACTTAAAATATATCTATGGATAGCAGTCCAGTGATAGCTTGGCTTGGTAAAAAGTTGCTTCACAAGCCATCAGGTGCTATCTCACTTGAAAACACATAATATAAAGCCCAGAGAGACTAAATAgctaaatttcaaaacaaaacctataagagaacacaaaaatgaaaatctctaaatcaaaagaaatgaaaactacctctccaaaataaaagggaaagagagacacGGACAATTTgcagaaaagttaaatatacattaaGCATGTATTTGAAGTTCGACTTCCCCATTACTCacagacataaataaaaattaaatatttatatataatatttcatttttaggacTTGGCAAGTATTCAGAAATTGATAATACATGAAGCTGACAGAAAAAAGTACATCTCCAGGAATTTTATGCTGAATGATTTATGTATAAGAAAGGTTATACTAGCcatccttgtctataaaatgtaaatgcactTATTTATGCAAAAACAATTTGGCTAAGTAATTTAAACAGTATCCATTCTATAAAATTTATACAGTCATTGGAAAtacagtttttgaaaatatttagtaaatgggAAAATACTAATAGTataatagaaaatttataagtatgctatacatttttattcaaataagaaaactgaggaagaacaatagatcaaaaatattttgtctcttttaacttctttacaatttttttacttctttacaatttcaaaatttccaaattttcaacAAATACAGCAGTTTATAATCAGAAATGAATATAGATATTAATTCTGTAACTCACATTACATCAACATGTGAATCAAGACATAACAGATCATAGGCACAGTTATAACCATCTAATAGACATGAATAGCATCTTTCTAGGCAACATATAACACCTCCAAATTTAACAAAAGCCAAATTTCTTAGTATATAAAGATAATTAAGAAAGTTTAGAAATCTAATGGACTGGATGTTCAAACTCATTTATAACTAAAGTGTCATGAATTCAAACATCAGGACATCATTTTCACATATTAGACTGTAAAACTGAATGTAGTAGAAAACTGAATgtagtagaaaaaacaaaaaggactgatgagggtgtgggaagctgacacTCTTGCAACTGGTGATAGGAGAGAAGAATAGTTCAGCTTTTCTGGTAGGTGgtttgactgtgtgtgtgtgtgtgtgtgtgtgtgtgtgtgtgtgtgtccacgtgTCCAgtcataaatgaaaagacatacatttgtttacaaatttttcttgctgaattgttTTTGATAATTAAAGACCTATTTTTCATCAGTAGCGGAGTAATTAATGTGAGGCAATTCATCTGCTCCTCCTCAAAGTTTTActtattgattaaaaataatgaactagGTTTATGTATGGATAAGATGTCTCTAATATATTGCTAGTACATTGCAGAACAATTCACATGGTGCATTTgcaattgcattttttacaaatctaAAAggtatacacatgcaaatataaatacatttgtatttgcTAGGATATATAAGAAATTGGTAACATTGATTGATTCTGAAGGGGAAGACTGAAGAACTGGTATTCTTGGACagacaaacatttttcttttccttaaacccTATAAATCTATCGATTGTTTGATACATAAGTCAATtgcaagtattattttttaataaaaagttaacaattttcaaaagtagcATTATTAAATAGTGGAAACAGACTGTTCCTATTCATCTAAAATTAGAAGCTCCCCATTGGTCACTAGTCTGTCTATCCTGTCTTCACTCCACTTATTTCCACTTCTACCCCAAACATATATATTGTCTCTTCCATATGATAGTGCTACAGAATCTACAAACTGTCAATGGACTTGTTCACCGTACCTAAGAACATGAAAGTGAGGGCCTCCCTCTGAAGGTACTCTCCGGGCAAAGAAGAATTCAAGATGCTAGGAGAACTAATAGGACACAACAATGAAATAGATACAACAGAATAATCAAAATGGAAGTGAAGTGAGGCTGAACTAACATTGGATAgttatgtagagagagagatagggtggCTCAGAGCATTAAGGAAATTcttgtctttggagaaatgcctcaGAGGACATCCCAGCTTGCTAGATGCCCctaacagaaagattctcagagacTAGGGGCATGGAGCTGCCAAAATACGAGCATTCTGCTGCTTTGTTGGCCCAGATTTTTCCTGCAGATTCCCTCTCTTCCCATCATGATACCAGGGGAGCCCAAGGGCAACAACTCATCCTAGTCATCATCTC
This genomic interval from Gorilla gorilla gorilla isolate KB3781 chromosome 3, NHGRI_mGorGor1-v2.1_pri, whole genome shotgun sequence contains the following:
- the LOC129524138 gene encoding beta-defensin 125-like, whose translation is MNILMLTFIICGLLTPVTKGIFEPQKCWKNNIGHCRRRCLDTERYILLCRNKLSCCISIIISHEYTRRPAFPMIHLEDITFDYSDVDSFTGSPVSMLNDLITFDTTKFGETMTPETNTPETTVPPSETTTPKTTMPPSETATSETMPPSETATSETMPPPSQTALTHN